A window from Kovacikia minuta CCNUW1 encodes these proteins:
- the apcD gene encoding allophycocyanin subunit alpha-B: MSSLNTMGSLVTQVILNADEELRYPSPAELQMLQNFCKTGERRIRIAEILAKNETDIVQRGCQRFWKRCPITPSNMGNPRRTASCQRDQGWYVRLVAYCILAGNEQPMIDIGTLGMKEMYISLGIPLANWVVAVQCLKEEAIALLGEEDAAEATPYFDHIIQALAAPGAPYFVNDGTEAY, encoded by the coding sequence ATGAGTTCACTAAATACAATGGGCAGCCTGGTGACGCAAGTGATTTTGAATGCAGATGAAGAACTGCGTTATCCGTCTCCGGCTGAGTTGCAGATGTTACAGAATTTCTGCAAAACCGGAGAGCGACGGATTCGAATTGCTGAGATCCTGGCAAAAAATGAAACAGACATTGTCCAACGAGGTTGCCAACGGTTTTGGAAGCGGTGCCCAATCACGCCCAGTAATATGGGCAATCCCCGTAGAACAGCTTCTTGTCAGCGCGATCAGGGGTGGTATGTGCGGTTGGTTGCCTACTGCATTTTGGCAGGCAATGAACAACCCATGATTGACATTGGCACGCTTGGAATGAAGGAGATGTACATTTCTCTCGGCATTCCCTTAGCAAATTGGGTTGTGGCAGTGCAATGTCTGAAAGAAGAAGCGATCGCCCTACTCGGAGAGGAGGATGCAGCAGAAGCCACGCCCTATTTCGATCACATTATTCAGGCGCTTGCTGCTCCGGGTGCTCCGTACTTTGTCAACGATGGCACCGAGGCGTATTAG
- a CDS encoding phycobilisome rod-core linker polypeptide: MSAHASGGSPAAKPQRYHTLPTAIVSQAAQQDRTLKQSELKTLANFFSSGEKRLQIAAILSQNANEIVAAAADRIFFNGSPMAYMDLAKPLYREQMPGSNVPLRFVSAPPKEVLKLEVPRGYGNPLRGVFQYLQTQFGDDRDPLPSGFRTINVARYGPRRMKNSMRDLAWFLRYVTYAIVAGDSSILAVNVRGLRGVIPEDVTEATVVAIREMRWRSLRFFKQDPEASEIIREPFDVLVAEYLAEKPSVQLRQGFSADQQGLVLPAQYTLAETPRSKYVIKPGQSATQQEEAIRAAYRQVFERDITREYGVNLADLESKLKSGEFSTKEFIRQLGRSRLYRKYFYEPFVVSRAIELAVRHFLGRGVSSIEEFQEYFDVISKNGLHALIDALVDSEEYSDYFGEETVPYLRGYGYEAQECRNWGPQFSLFKYSAPVHKVPQFITLFGEYRKPLPNQHPYGAGNDPLEIQFGAVFPQTSWNAERPALVGKDHRRILIRSEAGNGNGNGNHAAPLGKVPGSSNHRILKLDQRVHTNGNGAGSKQGPSVSLSKNSPEAVILGAYRQLFGRDVYAEQRLVPAELKLSSGEITVREFVRRLAKSRLFRKLYWDSLYVTKAIEYIHRRLLGRPTYGREEIGRYYDICARQGFNALIDALVDSADYLETFGEDTVPYERFVTPRGYEMRSRGNSEVATYTIGLGNPIATETRVADLSNWVKASLKGANFSRYGIRQPELQMAGKPAHHGEAQHGEKPPQVETDSPSTEVASATTEAAHANETQTPPVEPIAIE; encoded by the coding sequence ATGAGTGCTCATGCTAGTGGCGGAAGCCCAGCGGCAAAGCCGCAACGATATCACACTTTACCCACTGCGATCGTCTCTCAAGCAGCCCAGCAGGATCGCACCTTGAAACAAAGTGAACTAAAAACCCTGGCTAACTTCTTCAGTTCTGGGGAAAAGCGATTGCAAATTGCTGCAATCCTGAGCCAGAACGCGAACGAAATTGTTGCTGCTGCCGCCGATCGAATTTTCTTTAACGGATCGCCGATGGCTTACATGGATCTGGCAAAACCGCTCTACCGTGAGCAGATGCCGGGTTCGAATGTGCCGTTGAGGTTTGTGTCTGCCCCACCGAAAGAAGTCCTTAAGTTGGAAGTGCCCAGAGGTTATGGGAATCCACTGCGGGGAGTGTTTCAGTACTTGCAAACGCAATTTGGAGACGATCGCGATCCCCTTCCCAGTGGGTTTCGCACGATTAATGTGGCTCGTTATGGTCCCCGTCGGATGAAAAATTCGATGCGGGATCTGGCATGGTTTTTGCGTTATGTGACCTACGCGATCGTTGCTGGAGATTCCAGCATTCTGGCTGTGAATGTGCGGGGGTTACGGGGTGTGATTCCCGAAGATGTCACAGAAGCCACAGTGGTGGCAATTCGAGAGATGCGGTGGCGATCGCTGCGTTTCTTTAAGCAAGACCCGGAAGCCAGTGAAATTATCCGCGAGCCGTTTGATGTATTGGTGGCTGAATATCTGGCTGAAAAACCCTCAGTGCAGTTAAGACAGGGATTTTCTGCCGATCAACAGGGATTGGTATTGCCCGCCCAATATACGCTGGCAGAAACCCCGCGATCGAAATACGTAATCAAACCGGGGCAATCTGCAACGCAACAGGAAGAAGCCATCAGAGCTGCCTATCGCCAGGTTTTTGAACGGGATATTACGCGGGAGTATGGGGTAAATTTGGCGGATCTGGAATCCAAACTCAAAAGTGGTGAATTCTCAACTAAAGAGTTCATTCGCCAGTTAGGAAGATCTCGCCTGTATCGGAAATATTTCTATGAACCGTTTGTGGTTAGCCGTGCGATTGAGTTGGCGGTGCGTCACTTCCTGGGACGGGGGGTGAGTTCGATCGAAGAGTTCCAGGAATACTTCGATGTCATTTCTAAAAACGGATTGCACGCCCTGATTGATGCACTGGTCGATTCTGAGGAATATTCTGACTACTTTGGGGAAGAAACGGTGCCCTACCTGCGTGGCTACGGCTATGAAGCTCAGGAATGCCGCAATTGGGGACCGCAGTTTTCCCTGTTTAAGTACAGTGCGCCTGTGCATAAAGTGCCCCAATTCATTACGCTGTTTGGTGAGTACCGCAAACCCTTGCCCAACCAGCATCCCTACGGCGCTGGCAATGATCCACTCGAAATTCAATTTGGTGCAGTCTTCCCACAAACCAGTTGGAATGCTGAACGTCCTGCTCTGGTTGGTAAGGATCACCGCCGAATTTTGATTCGCTCTGAAGCCGGAAACGGGAATGGCAATGGTAACCATGCAGCCCCATTGGGCAAGGTGCCAGGTTCTTCCAACCATCGCATCCTCAAGTTGGATCAGCGCGTTCATACAAACGGAAATGGGGCAGGTTCGAAGCAAGGACCGAGTGTTAGTCTGTCGAAGAATTCTCCAGAAGCGGTAATTTTGGGGGCCTATCGGCAGTTGTTTGGACGCGATGTGTACGCTGAACAACGGCTAGTCCCAGCAGAACTGAAGCTGAGTAGTGGCGAAATTACGGTACGGGAATTTGTCCGGCGGTTAGCCAAATCTCGCCTGTTCCGCAAGCTGTATTGGGATTCGTTGTATGTCACCAAGGCGATCGAATACATCCATCGGCGTTTGTTGGGTCGCCCCACCTACGGGCGGGAAGAAATTGGTCGGTACTACGACATTTGTGCCCGGCAAGGCTTTAATGCGTTGATTGATGCGCTCGTAGACAGTGCGGACTACCTCGAAACCTTTGGAGAAGATACCGTTCCCTATGAACGCTTTGTGACGCCCAGGGGTTATGAAATGAGATCGCGGGGTAATTCTGAAGTGGCAACCTACACCATTGGTCTGGGTAACCCGATCGCCACAGAAACCCGTGTTGCAGATTTGAGCAATTGGGTAAAAGCCTCCCTCAAGGGGGCAAACTTCAGCCGCTACGGCATTCGCCAACCTGAATTACAAATGGCGGGAAAACCAGCCCACCACGGTGAGGCACAGCATGGTGAGAAACCACCCCAGGTCGAAACAGACTCCCCATCGACAGAGGTAGCCTCTGCCACGACTGAAGCAGCGCATGCCAATGAAACACAGACCCCCCCGGTTGAACCGATCGCAATCGAATAA
- the psbA gene encoding photosystem II q(b) protein yields MTTLLQRSRRVPLVWDQFCNWVTSTENRLYVGWFGVIMIPMLLVSLCVFVIAFIAAPPVDIDGIREPVSGSLLYGNNLITAAVVPSSNAIGLHFYPIWEAASIDEWLYNGGPYQMIGAHYPPALCCWLGREWELSYRLGMRPWIAVAYSAPVMATTSVFWIYPIGQGSFSDGLPMGISGTFNFMFVFQAEHNILMHPFHMLGVIGVFGGSFICAMHGSMVTSSLVRETTEFESANNGYKFGQEGETYNIIAAHGYLGRLLWQYVSFNNSRSLHFTLAAFPVICIWATALGICIMAFNLNGFNFNQSILDSQGRVLPSWADVLNRANLGFEVMHERNAHNFPLDLAGGESIPLAMRAPAIAG; encoded by the coding sequence ATGACTACACTTCTCCAGCGATCGCGCAGAGTTCCCCTTGTGTGGGATCAATTCTGCAACTGGGTCACTAGCACTGAAAACCGGCTTTATGTGGGCTGGTTTGGTGTGATTATGATTCCAATGTTGCTGGTTTCTCTGTGCGTTTTTGTAATTGCGTTCATTGCCGCTCCACCCGTGGATATCGACGGTATTCGGGAGCCGGTTTCTGGTTCACTGCTGTATGGCAATAATCTGATTACGGCTGCTGTTGTGCCCTCATCCAATGCGATCGGGCTGCACTTCTATCCCATATGGGAGGCTGCCAGTATTGATGAGTGGCTGTACAACGGAGGTCCCTATCAGATGATTGGTGCCCACTATCCCCCTGCCCTTTGTTGCTGGTTAGGACGGGAGTGGGAGCTGAGTTACCGTTTGGGTATGCGTCCCTGGATTGCCGTTGCCTACAGTGCGCCTGTAATGGCGACAACCTCCGTCTTTTGGATTTATCCGATCGGACAGGGTAGCTTTTCCGATGGTCTGCCCATGGGAATCAGTGGCACCTTCAACTTCATGTTTGTGTTTCAGGCAGAGCACAATATCTTGATGCATCCGTTCCACATGCTAGGGGTTATTGGCGTGTTTGGCGGGTCATTTATTTGTGCGATGCACGGAAGCATGGTTACTTCTAGCCTGGTGCGCGAAACAACTGAGTTTGAATCGGCAAATAATGGCTACAAGTTTGGGCAGGAAGGAGAAACCTATAACATCATTGCTGCCCACGGTTATTTGGGACGGTTACTCTGGCAATATGTCAGCTTCAACAATAGCCGATCGCTGCATTTTACCCTGGCAGCGTTTCCAGTCATTTGTATCTGGGCAACTGCCCTGGGTATTTGCATCATGGCATTCAACCTGAACGGGTTCAACTTCAATCAATCCATTCTCGACTCTCAGGGACGGGTACTACCTAGCTGGGCAGATGTATTGAATCGAGCGAACCTGGGATTTGAGGTGATGCATGAACGCAATGCCCATAACTTCCCACTTGACCTGGCGGGAGGAGAATCGATTCCCCTGGCAATGCGTGCCCCTGCAATTGCTGGTTGA
- the apcD gene encoding allophycocyanin subunit alpha-B produces MSLVTELILNADSESRYPAPKELRIYQDFLKTGEQRIRIASALAENEQRIIQNAFAKFWERVPVTPSNSGNPRKTASCQRDAGWYVRLVAYSIVAGSEEPLVEIGTLGIKEMYNSLEIPLRNIVECMKCVKDEAVSLLSPEDASEVGPYFDLIIQSLS; encoded by the coding sequence ATGAGTCTCGTAACGGAGTTGATTTTAAATGCTGATAGTGAGTCCCGCTATCCGGCTCCTAAGGAATTGCGGATTTATCAAGATTTTTTAAAGACGGGAGAGCAGCGAATTCGTATTGCTTCAGCTCTAGCCGAAAATGAACAGCGGATTATTCAAAACGCGTTTGCTAAATTTTGGGAGCGTGTTCCTGTTACGCCCAGTAACAGCGGTAATCCCCGTAAGACGGCTTCCTGCCAGCGAGATGCAGGTTGGTACGTGCGGTTAGTTGCCTACTCCATCGTGGCAGGAAGTGAAGAGCCACTCGTGGAAATTGGCACCCTTGGAATTAAGGAGATGTACAACTCGCTGGAAATTCCCCTTAGAAATATTGTGGAATGCATGAAATGCGTTAAAGACGAGGCTGTCAGTCTCCTAAGCCCTGAGGATGCTTCTGAAGTTGGTCCCTATTTTGATTTGATCATCCAATCGCTTTCTTAA
- the psbD gene encoding photosystem II D2 protein (photosystem q(a) protein), protein MTIAVEQGRSGGDIIRVLDDWLKRDRFVFIGWSGLLLFPCAFLSLGGWFTGTTFVTSWYTHGIVSSYLEGCNFLTVAVSTPANSFQHSLLLLWGPEAQGDFTRWCQIGGLWTFTAFHGAIGLIGFALRQIEISRLVGVRPYTAIAFSAPIATFVATFLIYPLGQSSWFFAPSFGVAGIFRFILFVQGFHNFTLNPFHMMGVTGILGGALLCAIHGATVENTLFEDSRGFNTFGGFNPTQQEETYSFVTANRFWSQIFGIAFSNKRWLHFFMLFVPVTGMWMSSIGMIGLAFNLRAYDFVSQEIRAAEDPEFETFYTKNILLNEGLRAWLATDDQPHEHFVFPEEVLPRGNAL, encoded by the coding sequence ATGACTATTGCAGTTGAACAAGGTCGATCAGGGGGAGACATCATTCGAGTTCTGGACGACTGGTTGAAGCGCGATCGCTTCGTGTTTATCGGTTGGTCAGGGCTGTTGCTCTTTCCCTGTGCTTTCTTATCGTTGGGAGGTTGGTTTACCGGAACAACGTTTGTAACTTCCTGGTACACCCATGGAATTGTAAGTTCCTATCTGGAAGGTTGTAATTTCCTTACCGTTGCCGTTTCTACCCCAGCCAACAGTTTTCAGCATTCCCTGCTGTTGCTGTGGGGGCCGGAAGCACAGGGCGACTTTACCCGTTGGTGCCAAATTGGTGGCTTGTGGACTTTCACCGCCTTCCACGGAGCAATAGGGCTGATAGGCTTCGCTTTGCGCCAGATTGAGATTTCCCGTCTAGTGGGTGTTCGTCCCTATACTGCGATCGCCTTTTCTGCTCCGATTGCCACCTTTGTTGCCACCTTCTTAATCTACCCGTTGGGTCAATCCAGCTGGTTTTTTGCACCCAGCTTTGGGGTTGCAGGTATCTTCCGGTTCATTCTATTTGTGCAAGGGTTTCATAACTTCACCCTGAATCCCTTTCACATGATGGGAGTGACAGGAATTTTGGGGGGAGCGTTGCTCTGTGCAATTCACGGTGCCACCGTTGAAAATACGCTGTTTGAAGATTCGCGCGGCTTCAACACCTTCGGTGGATTTAATCCAACTCAACAAGAGGAAACCTATTCGTTTGTGACGGCTAACCGTTTCTGGTCGCAGATTTTTGGCATCGCATTTTCCAACAAACGCTGGTTGCACTTCTTTATGTTGTTTGTGCCCGTTACTGGCATGTGGATGAGTTCGATCGGCATGATTGGTCTCGCGTTTAACCTGCGAGCCTACGACTTTGTTTCCCAGGAAATTCGGGCGGCGGAAGATCCAGAGTTCGAGACGTTTTACACGAAAAACATTTTGTTGAATGAAGGTCTACGAGCCTGGCTTGCAACCGACGACCAACCCCATGAACACTTCGTCT
- the apcD gene encoding allophycocyanin subunit alpha-B has translation MSIITRSIANADREARYLSVGELNAIRDFYETGRNRLRIANILATNEQKIVEKGSLRFWERCPVTPSNSGNPTYRASCMRDQTWYVRLIVSSLVVGDVDPIDKIGVRGAKEMYVSLGVPLRNLAECMRCLKEVSLEMLSLEDAAEVAPYFDYLIQGLVP, from the coding sequence ATGAGCATCATTACCCGATCGATTGCAAATGCTGACCGTGAGGCTCGTTATTTAAGCGTTGGGGAACTGAATGCGATTCGCGATTTCTACGAAACTGGAAGAAATCGTTTGCGGATCGCCAATATTCTGGCAACCAATGAGCAAAAAATTGTTGAAAAAGGAAGCTTGAGGTTTTGGGAGCGCTGTCCGGTGACACCAAGCAATAGCGGTAACCCAACCTATCGGGCATCCTGTATGCGAGATCAAACCTGGTATGTGCGCCTGATAGTTTCTTCACTGGTTGTGGGAGACGTTGACCCGATCGACAAAATTGGTGTCCGAGGCGCAAAGGAAATGTATGTTTCTTTGGGGGTTCCCCTCAGAAATCTGGCTGAATGTATGCGTTGCCTTAAGGAAGTCTCATTGGAGATGTTGTCTTTAGAGGACGCGGCAGAAGTTGCGCCCTATTTTGATTACCTAATTCAAGGACTGGTTCCTTAG
- a CDS encoding globin family protein: MQDAITALINSSDVQGRFLDNAGVEKLKGYFKSGELRARTAIAISGNANSLITQAVAKSLMYTDITAPGGNMYTCRRYAACIRDLEYFLRYATYAMLAGDASILDERILNGLRETYNSLGVPVGATIRAVQALKEVTTNLVGAEAGKEIGQYFDYISTGLS; the protein is encoded by the coding sequence ATGCAAGACGCAATTACAGCACTCATTAATTCTTCTGATGTTCAAGGTCGGTTTTTGGATAATGCTGGGGTAGAAAAGCTCAAAGGTTACTTCAAAAGTGGGGAACTGCGAGCAAGAACAGCGATCGCCATCAGCGGCAATGCCAATTCTTTGATCACACAAGCGGTTGCAAAATCCTTGATGTATACCGATATCACCGCTCCGGGTGGCAACATGTACACTTGCCGTCGTTATGCTGCCTGCATCCGCGACCTGGAGTATTTCCTGCGCTATGCCACCTATGCCATGTTGGCAGGTGACGCTTCCATTCTGGATGAGCGAATTCTGAATGGCTTGAGGGAAACCTACAATTCCCTGGGTGTGCCCGTGGGTGCCACAATTCGGGCGGTGCAGGCGCTGAAGGAAGTAACAACCAATCTGGTTGGGGCTGAAGCGGGTAAAGAAATTGGTCAGTATTTTGATTACATTTCTACGGGCTTGAGTTAA